In a single window of the Streptomyces sp. NBC_00285 genome:
- a CDS encoding undecaprenyl diphosphate synthase family protein, whose translation MRPSRRAGSTTRVVNLAIGYDGHREILHATRHDIAALGPEGGADPHHVARYLYNGALPNPDLIVRTSGERRLSGFMLWQSFDASLHFCDTLWPDFQRTDLLDAVKHHQAQHRTHGTCPNGPARHLPTDPSPGMRGAR comes from the coding sequence TTGAGGCCTTCCAGGAGGGCGGGCTCCACCACCCGCGTGGTCAACCTCGCCATCGGCTACGACGGCCACCGCGAAATCCTCCACGCCACACGCCACGACATCGCCGCCCTCGGACCGGAAGGCGGCGCCGACCCCCACCACGTCGCCCGGTACCTCTACAACGGCGCACTGCCCAACCCCGACCTCATCGTGCGAACCTCCGGAGAACGCAGACTCTCCGGGTTCATGCTCTGGCAGTCTTTCGACGCCAGCCTCCACTTCTGCGACACCCTGTGGCCCGACTTCCAGCGCACCGACCTCCTCGACGCGGTCAAACACCACCAGGCACAACACCGCACCCACGGAACCTGTCCGAACGGCCCTGCTCGCCACCTGCCGACGGATCCGTCACCCGGCATGCGTGGTGCAAGGTGA